From Spiroplasma endosymbiont of Amphimallon solstitiale:
TTTGAAAGATCTTGATCAAATAATACTGAACCAGCAAACATACCAGTCATAATTCTTACATTGGATACATCTCAAGTTGATAAATCTCGATTAAATGCTAAAGTATTGGCAAATGTACCAACCATATCTTCTACACTAGATACATCTTTTAATTATGTAGAAAAGTAGTGGTATTAGTAAAATTAGCAAAAATATATTTTTATATGGTATTTTTAATATTAAAGAGGTAATTTTAAATGAATAAAAATACAGTAAAAGAAATTTTAAATAATTTGTCTGATAAAGATTTTATTGAGATTTTTAGAGAAAATAAAACTAGAATTAAACAAATTGAGAAAAAAGAAAAATTTGAAGCAGTCGAACAAAAATTCAAAGAGAAAGGGATTCAATGTCCAGATTGTAGTTCTTTTTTGTGTACTAAATATGGTAGTAAAGATTATAAGCAAAGATATAAATGTAAAAGTTGTAATATTACTTTTCATGCTTTTAAAAATCATTATTTTTATTGAAGTCATTTATCTCATGATCAATGAGATTTATTGATACAAATAGCTACTTTAGGTCAATCTGCTTACATTATTTCTCAATTTATTAATACTACAAATAAAACTGCCTGATTTAATTGTCAAAAATTTATGAAATCAACACAATTAGTAAAAACACAAAATCAATTTGTAAAATTAAAAGCTAGAATTGAAGTTGACAAAACTTTTATCAAAAAAATTCATAAAGGAAACTTTTAATTATGTAGAAAAGTATGGATGACCAAAAATTATTCATCAATTTACACTTAAAATATTATTTTTAATTAAAAATTTGTTAAAAGTAACATTATTTAGTGTAAAAATTCTCTAAAAATAACACTTTATCATGTATCATTACTTTTCTACAAAATTAAAGAAGGAAACTTTAAAGATCCAAATGATCCAAGAAAACAATGAATTGAAGAAAATGCTTTTAATTATGTAGAAAAGTATGGATGACCAAAAATTATTCATCAATTTACACTTAAAATATTATTTTTAATTAAAAATTTGTTAAAAGTAACATTATTTAGTGTAAAAATTCTCTAAAAATAACACTTTATCATGTATCATTACTTTTCTACAAAATTAAAGGAAAATGCTAAAGATTTAAATTGTTGTATTCAAATGGCAATTGATGAAAACCGAAATATCTATGCTCAAACAACAAATACTAAAAGATTAAATAAAAAATGAGTACAAGAAAACTTAACATCGAAACTTATCGAAGAAAATTCAATTATAGTTTGTGATATGCAAGTATTATATGATACAGTAGCTAAACAAACTAAATCCACTATCCAGCAGTTTAAATCAAAAGAAAATAAAGAATTAAATTATAAAAAATTAAGTAATGTCAGTAAAATACAATCAAGTTTAAAAGAATTTATTACTCATTACCATGGCATTGGATTTACCAATATTCAAAATTACCTCAATTTATGGAAATGAAAATATCAACACTACGGATTAACCCCTTATCAAAAATCCAATGTGTTATATTTCAGTTTGTAAAAAAAATAAATCCCAAAATTTAATAAAATCAAATTTTAAGTCAAGTTGATGACTTTTTTTATTTTACCACTACTTTTCTACAAAATTAAAAGACATATCTGTTACATTAGATACATTTCATTTTGACAAATCCTGATTAAATGATTTCACACGAATAAACATATAACTCAAAGATGTTATTTCTGATGGTAATTGTTTTGGAACTTCTTCAATTGTTTCTGGCATTCTAACAACTTGAATTTCACCTTGTTGATTTTTATAAAAACCAATTTGAATAACTTTTTTACTTTCTATGTCTGACAAATCAATTTCATTAGTTGTTATTTGTTTGTCATTTTTGTCAATATAAATTGTATCTTGTTGTGTTTTACTTTGAATGTAATTAGTTGTAATATTAGTTTTTTCTTCAATTGTATTTAAAATATTGATTAAATTTCCTGTGGTTGTTGCAAGTGTTAAAACACTTAATGTTGTTAATAATGATTTCATAATTAGTCCCCTTTATTTTCCCCAATAACTTTTTCTTAAATCTATAAGTTATCTATATTTTAAATTGTTTAAAGAGAAATGCAATAACTGACTTGTATATCAAGATACTTTTTAAATTAAAATATCTAATTATTGAAGAAAATTATTAAAAATTATTGACTAATATGAAATAATTTTATTTTAAAGATTTTACTTGTAAGAAAATTATCATTTTTAAATGTAATATCATAACTTTTATTATCTAAATTATTTTTAATTTTATAACTTAAAACTGCACTAACACTACCATCATCATGTTTAAATGTATTCATTGCAATATCACTTAAAGTAAAATAACTATTATTGTTAATATCAAAATATTTACTATACATATCTTTATATAAATTTTCTTGCTCCTTTAACATATTATCAAGAATACCATTATGATGTGTTTTATCAACTATTATATTTAGTAAGGAATTTAAACTACTAGTAGGAGTATTTAATCAATTAGAAAAATTTGCAAGAACACTATCTTGTTTAAAATTAGTTTCACCACCAAATTGAACACCTAATAATTGTAATATTTCTTTAGTTTTACTAATATTATCTGTTGTTGGATGATTAATAATATATTTAAGATTATTTAAAGCATTAATAAAATCTTTACTACCGAAAGTTAAATCTAAATATTTTACTAAATCTTTTAAATCAATTAATGGATTTGTTGTTAAATATTTATTAGTAAACTCAAATATTTTATTAATTGTGTCACTAATTGGAACATTTTTAATTGCTGATTCTAAACTATTAACAACTTGTTGAGGAATATCACTAATAGCTAAAATAAAAGAAAATTTCTTTTGAATCTCAGGTAATGTTCAATATGAATCATTTCATACAAAGGTAGCTTTCGCAATAATATCTTCACCAAAAGGTCCGGTCATTAAATTGGTAACTAATTTAAGCATATTATCTTTTGAAGATATTAATTCTTGAAAAATAGTTAATACTTTTTTTAGTTGAACTGTATTATTTTTAAGTGGTGTTTTGTCATCTCAAGTAATACTATCAATACCAAAAGTTGGATTAGTTAATTTTAATAGTTCACTTTTAACCATTGGTATTATTGTTTTTATTAAATAAGGTCATGCCACTGGATTTGTTAAAATCTTATTAAGAGTTTCACTAAATATAGCATTAAAATTATCAGAATTAAAACCAATAGGTCCAATACCTCAAGCATTTTTAATATTATCGCTAATCATTTCACCAATATATTTTCCTGATATTGACTTAAACATATAATTAAAATTAACACCAGCTATATATTCATAAAATTGATTTCAATTTCAATTTTTTGCTTCATCTTTAACATAGTGTCACTTTTCATGACTTGGAATATTTCAAGCTTGAGCAAATATCGCTTTCTTTGACATATAATCTTGCATTTTTTCAAAAGTAGTATTACCACTAAAATTATCTTCTTGATCTCAATCTGCTAATAATTCATCAATAGTATTAGTTAT
This genomic window contains:
- a CDS encoding BspA family leucine-rich repeat surface protein is translated as MKDVSSVEDMVGTFANTLAFNRDLSTWDVSNVRIMTGMFAGSVLFDQDLSKWDVSNVLDHTHFAVGSAISDSNKLPKFKNFFINNTI
- a CDS encoding transposase-like zinc-binding domain-containing protein, whose translation is MNKNTVKEILNNLSDKDFIEIFRENKTRIKQIEKKEKFEAVEQKFKEKGIQCPDCSSFLCTKYGSKDYKQRYKCKSCNITFHAFKNHYFYWSHLSHDQWDLLIQIATLGQSAYIISQFINTTNKTAWFNCQKFMKSTQLVKTQNQFVKLKARIEVDKTFIKKIHKGNF
- a CDS encoding BspA family leucine-rich repeat surface protein, which translates into the protein MKSLLTTLSVLTLATTTGNLINILNTIEEKTNITTNYIQSKTQQDTIYIDKNDKQITTNEIDLSDIESKKVIQIGFYKNQQGEIQVVRMPETIEEVPKQLPSEITSLSYMFIRVKSFNQDLSKWNVSNVTDMSFNFVEK